The Candidatus Methylomirabilis sp. sequence GCAAACGCTCTGATGACCTTGCCCGAGCGGGTCCGGAGCTGAATCTCCTTACGAAGATACAGATCGGGGAAGTGTTCATACTCATCCAATGCCTTTTGTTCTGCGTCGCTGATCTCCCACACCACGCCCTCAACCTGCTTTCCTGGTTTCTCGCGGATGTTTGCAATTCCACCACCCCACATCGGGGAGTTTCCGAAGAAGGTCAGCTCATGGTCAGAGAGCACCGCCGCGTCCACAAACTTCGCCTTCGGGCAGAGCCGCTTGAGCTGGACTCGCTCCATGTTCGAGCCGTAGGCGAAGTAGAGCATCCGTTAACGCCCCCCGGAACGAGCTCGACCCCTCGCGTCCCAGATCGCGTGAGGCTCGAACGTAAATGAGGTTGCCATGCGGTACTTCTCGGCGATCTCGACCTCGAAGGGCGCTTCCTGGCCAGGATCGAGTGCCGTAACTTTCACCGTCTGCCGGCCCAGCTCCTGCCGGTGAGTCGGCTTACGCCTGTACGGCCCTACATGGCTCCTTGTTTCGCCCAAAAATCGGACGACGATGACGACATCTTCGGCCCGTTTGGCGCTGACGTTCTTGACCGTGCCCTTAAGGGTGTCGATCCATCGCTCTGAGTTCAGGATCACCAGGTCCTTGTTCGCGGCCGAGGTGGCGCATGGCAGTAGACTGAACGCGAAAGTCAACCCCATGGCAAGGCGTCTCACCGATGCTGCCGCCATTTTACAATGGGGGTTTGCGGCGGCGCCAGTCGGTCGCCTGCTCATAGGCATGTGCTACCTTCAGGATTGTCGCCTCATCGAAGGGCTTACCGATCAGTTGAAGCCCGATCGGCAGTCCGGCCTTGGTGAACCCGCATGGGATTGAGATGCCGGGCAGGCCCGCCAGGTTGACCGAGATCGTGAAGATATCCGACAGGTACATCTGAAGCGGATCCTCGGTCTTCTCGCCGAACTTGAACGGTGGTGTCGGCGAGGTAGGGGTCGCGATCACCTCGCACGTCTCGAAGGCCCGTTCGAAATCACGGCGGATCAGCGTCCGGACTTTCTGGGCTTTGAGGTAGTAGGCATCGTAGTAGCCGGCCGACAGCGCATAGGTCCCGAGCATAATCCGGCGCTTGACCTCCGGCCCAAACCCCTCTCGCCGGCCCCTCTGGTACATCTCCAGCAGGTCGGCCGGCCGCGAGGTCCGATACCCGTATTTGACCCCGTCGTAGCGGCCCAGGTTGCTGCTGGCCTCAGCGGTCGCCACGAGGTAGTAGGTCGCGATAGCATACGGGCTGTGGGGGAGCGAGACCTTTTTCTGCGTTGCCCCCAACTCTTTCAGCGTCCGGATCGCCGCCCAGATAGCCGTTTCGACCTCGGGGTCCATCCCCTCGACAAAATACTCGTCGGGAATCCCGATGCGCACTCCACGAACGTCTCCAGTGAGTGC is a genomic window containing:
- a CDS encoding gamma-glutamylcyclotransferase family protein, which encodes MLYFAYGSNMERVQLKRLCPKAKFVDAAVLSDHELTFFGNSPMWGGGIANIREKPGKQVEGVVWEISDAEQKALDEYEHFPDLYLRKEIQLRTRSGKVIRAFAYFMENPGRETPPSKRYKQLLISGAEEHGLSDEYIDLLESIRPLT